One genomic window of Anas acuta chromosome 14, bAnaAcu1.1, whole genome shotgun sequence includes the following:
- the FGF1 gene encoding fibroblast growth factor 1 isoform X2, with translation MAEGEITTFTALTEKFNLPPGNYKKPKLLYCSNGGHFLRILPDGKVDGTRDRSDQHIQLQLSAESVGEVYIKSTKSGQYLAMDTNGLLYGSLLGEECLFLERLEENHYNTYVSKKHADKNWFVGLKKNGNSKLGPRTHYGQKAILFLPLPVSAD, from the exons ATGGCCGAGGGGGAGATCACCACGTTCACTGCCCTGACCGAGAAGTTCAACCTGCCCCCAGGGAACTACAAGAAGCCCAAGCTCCTGTACTGCAGCAACGGGGGCCACTTCCTACGGATCCTTCCCGACGGCAAGGTGGACGGGACGCGGGACCGAAGCGACCAGCACA ttCAGCTCCAGCTCAGCGCGGAAAGCGTGGGTGAGGTTTATATAAAGAGCACCAAGTCTGGGCAGTACCTGGCAATGGACACCAACGGGCTCTTGTACGGCTCG CTACTGGGCGAGGAGTGCCTGTTCCTGGAGCGGCTGGAGGAGAACCATTACAACACCTACGTCTCCAAGAAGCACGCCGATAAGAACTGGTTCGTCGGTCTGAAGAAGAACGGGAACAGCAAGCTGGGGCCACGGACTCACTACGGGCAGAAGGCGATCCTCTTCCTCCCGCTGCCCGTGTCGGCCGACTGA
- the FGF1 gene encoding fibroblast growth factor 1 isoform X1 — protein MAEGEITTFTALTEKFNLPPGNYKKPKLLYCSNGGHFLRILPDGKVDGTRDRSDQHIQLQLSAESVGEVYIKSTKSGQYLAMDTNGLLYGSQLLGEECLFLERLEENHYNTYVSKKHADKNWFVGLKKNGNSKLGPRTHYGQKAILFLPLPVSAD, from the exons ATGGCCGAGGGGGAGATCACCACGTTCACTGCCCTGACCGAGAAGTTCAACCTGCCCCCAGGGAACTACAAGAAGCCCAAGCTCCTGTACTGCAGCAACGGGGGCCACTTCCTACGGATCCTTCCCGACGGCAAGGTGGACGGGACGCGGGACCGAAGCGACCAGCACA ttCAGCTCCAGCTCAGCGCGGAAAGCGTGGGTGAGGTTTATATAAAGAGCACCAAGTCTGGGCAGTACCTGGCAATGGACACCAACGGGCTCTTGTACGGCTCG CAGCTACTGGGCGAGGAGTGCCTGTTCCTGGAGCGGCTGGAGGAGAACCATTACAACACCTACGTCTCCAAGAAGCACGCCGATAAGAACTGGTTCGTCGGTCTGAAGAAGAACGGGAACAGCAAGCTGGGGCCACGGACTCACTACGGGCAGAAGGCGATCCTCTTCCTCCCGCTGCCCGTGTCGGCCGACTGA